In the Muricauda sp. MAR_2010_75 genome, one interval contains:
- a CDS encoding glycoside hydrolase family 43 protein, with amino-acid sequence MQKNVKMICNNPIIRHKYTADPTALVYDDTLYLYTCHDEAPIGTEKYVIREWLCFSSSNLVEWNEHPVPLKSLDFKWSSGKAYASNVIHHKGTFYWYVAIEHAITNESAIGVAKSLSPKGHFKDARGSAIITLDMLPFTDNKKANLDPSVIIDNDGQPYIFWGNKTCYFAKLKENMIELEGKIGILDLPEFEEGIHIHKHNSWYYLSYGHQMPEKVAYAMSRNIQGPWEFKGILNELAGNCKTNRPAILDFKGKSYFFYHNGGLKDGGSHRRSVCVDYLYYNPDGTLKRVVMTSEGVGQV; translated from the coding sequence ATGCAAAAAAATGTAAAGATGATATGTAATAATCCCATCATCAGGCATAAATATACTGCTGATCCAACGGCATTGGTCTACGACGATACATTGTATCTGTACACCTGTCATGACGAAGCACCAATAGGTACGGAGAAATATGTTATTCGAGAATGGTTGTGTTTTTCATCTTCCAATCTAGTCGAATGGAATGAGCATCCAGTTCCCCTAAAATCTTTAGATTTTAAATGGTCAAGTGGTAAGGCCTATGCATCGAATGTAATTCATCACAAAGGAACATTTTATTGGTATGTTGCCATAGAGCACGCCATCACAAATGAATCCGCAATTGGTGTGGCAAAATCCTTAAGTCCCAAAGGTCATTTTAAAGATGCAAGAGGTTCTGCGATCATAACACTCGATATGCTACCTTTCACAGATAACAAAAAGGCCAATCTTGACCCAAGTGTGATTATAGATAATGATGGCCAACCTTATATTTTTTGGGGAAACAAGACATGCTACTTTGCCAAACTAAAGGAGAATATGATAGAACTGGAAGGCAAGATCGGAATTTTGGATTTACCGGAATTTGAAGAGGGGATCCATATACATAAACATAATAGCTGGTATTACCTTTCCTATGGTCATCAGATGCCAGAAAAAGTTGCTTATGCCATGAGTAGGAATATCCAAGGGCCATGGGAATTTAAGGGCATATTAAATGAACTTGCAGGCAACTGTAAAACCAACCGTCCCGCGATTTTGGATTTTAAAGGCAAATCTTACTTCTTTTACCACAATGGTGGGTTAAAAGATGGAGGAAGTCATAGACGTTCTGTCTGTGTTGATTATTTATATTACAATCCCGACGGTACATTAAAACGAGTGGTGATGACTTCTGAAGGTGTAGGGCAGGTAT
- a CDS encoding OsmC family protein: MDEKNVERRRLHNMKKYHHYSATINWTGNKGKGTPNYRDFERSHVITVKDKPEILGSSDPTFRGEKNKYNPEELLVASLASCHMLWYLHLCAISGVNVLEYSDNATGLMMVSKDGGGRFSKVELNPTVKVAEKSMENKAMELHKKANELCFIANSVNFKVVHNPKCIFRQPIR; this comes from the coding sequence ATGGATGAAAAAAATGTGGAACGACGACGATTACATAATATGAAAAAGTACCATCACTATTCTGCTACAATAAATTGGACTGGTAACAAGGGCAAGGGAACTCCAAATTATCGAGATTTTGAAAGAAGCCATGTTATAACGGTCAAGGACAAGCCTGAAATCCTGGGTTCATCGGACCCTACTTTCAGAGGTGAGAAAAACAAGTATAATCCTGAAGAACTGTTGGTAGCATCCCTAGCCTCCTGTCATATGCTGTGGTATTTGCACTTATGCGCAATAAGTGGTGTAAACGTATTGGAATATTCGGACAATGCCACTGGTCTCATGATGGTATCAAAAGATGGCGGCGGACGATTCTCAAAAGTTGAGCTTAATCCGACTGTAAAAGTTGCTGAAAAGTCAATGGAAAATAAAGCCATGGAGCTCCATAAAAAAGCGAATGAGCTTTGTTTCATTGCAAACTCGGTAAACTTTAAAGTGGTCCACAATCCAAAATGTATTTTTAGGCAGCCCATAAGATAA
- a CDS encoding amino acid-binding ACT domain-containing protein, whose translation MRDIEVILENKPGQLALMGEVLGKKNISLEGGGVFLGKDHGIAHFLVKDADNAKLELERVGIEVRQISQVIIQKLRQDIPGQLGMFCRELAEANVNILTQYSDHDNQLIVVVDNYEKGKQISEEWMKKMWNDDDYII comes from the coding sequence ATGAGAGATATTGAAGTAATATTAGAAAACAAGCCCGGACAACTTGCATTGATGGGAGAAGTGTTAGGGAAAAAAAATATTAGTCTGGAGGGCGGTGGGGTCTTCCTTGGAAAAGATCATGGCATTGCCCATTTTCTGGTTAAGGATGCTGACAATGCTAAATTGGAACTTGAACGTGTTGGCATAGAGGTTAGACAAATCAGTCAGGTGATAATCCAAAAACTGAGACAAGATATACCCGGTCAACTAGGGATGTTCTGTAGAGAACTGGCTGAAGCGAACGTAAATATTTTGACACAATATAGTGACCATGACAATCAGCTGATTGTTGTTGTGGACAATTATGAAAAAGGGAAGCAAATTTCAGAGGAATGGATGAAAAAAATGTGGAACGACGACGATTACATAATATGA
- a CDS encoding antibiotic biosynthesis monooxygenase: protein MIAVLFEAFVTNGKWEDYLELASKLKTELNQIEGFIAVERFQSLTNPEKVLSLSLWKDEVGIMEWHCNENHQEAQFVGRTKIFKDYNIKIASIDREYSKKDR, encoded by the coding sequence ATGATAGCAGTTTTATTTGAAGCATTTGTTACCAACGGCAAATGGGAAGATTATCTTGAACTGGCTTCAAAACTTAAAACAGAATTAAACCAAATTGAAGGTTTTATTGCTGTAGAGAGATTTCAAAGTCTGACCAATCCCGAAAAAGTTCTTTCGCTTTCGCTCTGGAAGGATGAAGTCGGAATAATGGAATGGCACTGTAATGAGAACCATCAGGAGGCCCAATTTGTTGGGAGAACCAAAATATTTAAGGATTACAACATTAAAATAGCCAGTATAGACAGGGAATACAGCAAGAAAGACAGGTAA
- a CDS encoding helix-turn-helix transcriptional regulator, with translation MDSDDFVLVAALICEPVRARMLWKLLDGRAYTSTELALSADVSPTSASNHLSKLLNGNILKVDTQGRHRYYSFANDNVAYAVEALSNLVDDKNPIDSEIPKQKKNVEYCRTCYDHLAGYVGVTVTEAMVSNGYLMKSEDSYQVSKEGWDWLINFDITENDLAKSRRPLTRQCLDWSERRPHLAGQLGAVFLDYTIKDDWFRKVKFSRELVITSKGRQALSKFLGVSIE, from the coding sequence ATGGATAGCGATGATTTTGTCCTTGTGGCAGCTTTAATCTGTGAACCTGTTAGGGCAAGAATGTTATGGAAATTGTTAGACGGAAGAGCGTATACATCTACCGAATTGGCATTGTCCGCCGATGTGTCTCCTACATCTGCAAGCAATCATCTGTCAAAGTTGCTCAATGGGAATATTCTGAAAGTTGATACACAGGGAAGACACAGATACTACTCATTTGCCAACGATAATGTAGCATATGCCGTTGAGGCTTTGTCTAACTTGGTTGACGATAAAAACCCTATCGATTCGGAAATTCCCAAACAGAAAAAGAATGTTGAATATTGCAGAACCTGCTACGACCATCTCGCGGGCTATGTGGGTGTGACCGTTACTGAGGCCATGGTTAGCAATGGATATTTGATGAAATCGGAAGATTCCTATCAGGTATCAAAGGAAGGTTGGGATTGGCTTATAAATTTCGATATTACGGAAAATGATTTGGCCAAAAGCCGTCGTCCGTTGACACGGCAATGTTTGGATTGGTCTGAACGCCGCCCACATTTGGCAGGTCAGCTAGGAGCCGTTTTCTTGGACTATACAATAAAGGATGATTGGTTCCGGAAGGTTAAGTTTTCGAGAGAGTTGGTAATTACATCAAAAGGGAGACAAGCGCTCAGCAAATTTCTTGGGGTTTCTATAGAGTGA
- a CDS encoding SPFH domain-containing protein has protein sequence MDIFGKIKEKLSNEFIDIIEWLDYTDDTIAHRFERYQNEIKNGAKLIVREGQTAVFINEGQLADVFEPGTYDLTTQNLPILSTLKGWKYGFNSPFKAEVYFVNTHLFTDEKWGTKSPITLSDDRFGLVEIRAFGTYAFKISDAGKFIIDIVGTDSNFTNFEINEHLKSLIATRFTNTVGQANLPIELYAANTTELSETCREVMAPEFQSVGISLEKFYIENVSMPEDLKKEIFEYSRIDKLDLDKLTKFKTAKAIEAAAQNEGGTAGAGMGMGMGFVLAQQMGGMMNPQAGGGTMQGQPAAAQTPPPMPTPTQYFYAVNGTQHGPVSFEQLQALFAGRTINRDSLVWKQGMAAWTPLKEVEELKSFLGGNTPPPLPGQ, from the coding sequence ATGGATATTTTTGGAAAAATCAAAGAGAAGCTCAGTAACGAGTTTATTGACATTATTGAGTGGCTTGACTATACCGATGACACCATTGCACATCGGTTTGAACGCTACCAAAACGAAATCAAGAATGGGGCAAAGTTGATTGTCCGTGAAGGACAGACCGCTGTGTTCATCAACGAGGGACAATTGGCCGATGTCTTTGAACCGGGCACCTATGACCTTACTACTCAAAACCTTCCTATTTTATCCACATTGAAGGGTTGGAAATACGGGTTCAATTCGCCTTTTAAAGCGGAGGTTTATTTTGTAAACACCCATTTGTTCACCGATGAAAAATGGGGCACCAAAAGTCCCATTACCTTAAGTGATGACCGATTTGGATTGGTGGAAATACGAGCCTTCGGCACCTACGCGTTTAAAATTTCCGATGCAGGGAAGTTCATCATCGACATCGTGGGAACCGATAGCAATTTCACCAATTTTGAAATCAACGAGCACCTAAAAAGTTTGATTGCTACACGATTCACCAACACGGTCGGTCAGGCCAATCTGCCCATTGAACTCTATGCGGCCAATACCACTGAACTTTCGGAAACCTGTCGTGAAGTCATGGCCCCCGAGTTTCAGAGCGTGGGTATTTCCTTGGAGAAATTCTATATTGAAAATGTCTCCATGCCCGAAGACCTCAAGAAGGAAATCTTTGAGTACAGCCGAATCGATAAATTGGATTTGGATAAATTGACCAAGTTCAAAACCGCCAAGGCCATTGAAGCAGCCGCCCAAAATGAAGGTGGTACCGCAGGGGCAGGAATGGGAATGGGAATGGGCTTTGTTTTGGCCCAGCAAATGGGGGGCATGATGAATCCCCAAGCCGGAGGTGGAACCATGCAAGGGCAGCCTGCAGCGGCACAAACCCCTCCACCCATGCCCACACCGACCCAGTATTTTTACGCCGTCAACGGCACACAACACGGCCCCGTATCATTTGAGCAACTGCAAGCCCTCTTCGCGGGAAGAACAATCAATCGAGATAGTTTGGTCTGGAAACAAGGCATGGCGGCATGGACACCGTTGAAAGAAGTGGAAGAACTGAAATCATTCTTGGGCGGCAATACCCCTCCGCCATTACCGGGACAATAA
- a CDS encoding DUF4440 domain-containing protein, with product MKKFSYLILLFSITCFSQAPDEAKDKADIVKVLSVQQDAWNDYDIDTFMETHWKSEELTFYGSAGVVKGWQSTKDRYKKSYPSKDHFGHLELTSNEISKVYEDAYMVMGKYNLTRTVGDMHGIFMLVLKRIDGEWKIIADTSCEVK from the coding sequence ATGAAAAAGTTCTCTTATCTGATTTTGTTGTTTTCCATCACCTGCTTTTCCCAAGCTCCGGATGAGGCCAAGGACAAAGCTGATATTGTAAAGGTACTGTCCGTACAGCAAGATGCTTGGAACGATTATGATATTGACACCTTTATGGAAACCCATTGGAAATCGGAGGAACTTACCTTTTACGGAAGTGCTGGCGTGGTAAAAGGGTGGCAAAGTACCAAGGACCGATACAAGAAAAGTTATCCGTCAAAAGACCATTTTGGTCATCTTGAACTGACCTCAAATGAGATTTCCAAAGTCTATGAGGATGCCTATATGGTCATGGGGAAGTACAATCTGACCCGGACCGTTGGAGATATGCATGGCATTTTTATGCTTGTCCTAAAACGAATTGATGGCGAATGGAAAATCATTGCGGACACCTCTTGCGAGGTAAAATAA
- a CDS encoding DUF2891 domain-containing protein — translation MKFQARIPLIVTVTLLLFVSCGEVSEKSKGTEKAVAVESTVAEKITLTLEQANSLATLPLECVQKEYPNKLGHTLGSKEDLGEPQALHPAFYGCFDWHSSVHGNWSMVRLLKEFPNVGEAERMRKILSENITPENIAGEVKYFEGEHNKNYERTYGWGWLLKLAEELHTWDDPLARELETNLQPLTELIAQKFIDYLPKLQYPVRVGTHTNTAFALAFAWDYAQTLNNTALQEAIKQRALDFYKNDDDCPLTWEPSGADFLSPCFEEMDLMRRILGKEEFLKWMEQFLPSLRQPDFDLAVALVGDREDGQLVHLDGLNFSRAWVLFGLANQYPKEYGHLTPLAHEHLAYSFPNLIGDNYEGGHWLGTFAIYGLGEQ, via the coding sequence ATGAAATTTCAAGCCAGAATCCCCCTCATTGTCACAGTCACATTGCTTCTTTTTGTGTCATGTGGAGAAGTCAGTGAAAAATCAAAAGGAACTGAAAAAGCAGTTGCGGTTGAATCTACCGTAGCCGAAAAAATTACATTGACCTTGGAGCAGGCCAATAGCTTGGCCACACTTCCGTTGGAATGTGTGCAAAAGGAATACCCAAACAAGTTGGGACACACCTTGGGCAGTAAAGAAGATTTGGGAGAGCCCCAAGCGTTGCATCCTGCATTTTATGGCTGTTTTGATTGGCATTCCTCGGTGCATGGCAATTGGTCCATGGTGCGTTTGCTGAAGGAGTTTCCAAATGTTGGGGAAGCGGAAAGAATGCGAAAAATACTTTCAGAAAACATCACTCCAGAGAACATTGCTGGGGAGGTGAAATATTTTGAGGGCGAACACAACAAAAATTACGAGCGCACCTACGGTTGGGGCTGGCTGTTGAAACTGGCCGAGGAATTGCATACTTGGGATGACCCACTAGCCCGGGAACTGGAAACCAACCTACAACCTTTGACGGAGCTGATTGCCCAAAAATTCATTGATTACCTGCCCAAATTGCAATATCCAGTTCGGGTGGGGACCCACACCAATACTGCTTTTGCATTGGCCTTTGCTTGGGATTATGCCCAAACCCTGAACAACACTGCTTTGCAGGAAGCCATTAAGCAACGGGCATTGGATTTTTATAAAAATGATGACGATTGTCCCCTGACTTGGGAGCCCAGTGGTGCCGATTTTCTTTCCCCTTGTTTTGAAGAGATGGATTTAATGCGACGCATTTTGGGCAAAGAGGAATTTTTAAAGTGGATGGAACAGTTCCTACCCAGTTTACGGCAACCTGATTTTGATTTGGCCGTGGCCTTGGTCGGTGACCGTGAGGATGGCCAGTTGGTGCATTTGGATGGATTGAACTTTAGCAGGGCTTGGGTGCTGTTTGGATTGGCCAATCAATATCCAAAGGAATACGGACATTTAACACCATTGGCCCATGAACATTTGGCTTATTCTTTCCCAAACCTTATTGGCGATAATTATGAAGGAGGCCACTGGCTGGGCACCTTTGCGATTTATGGGTTGGGAGAGCAGTAG
- a CDS encoding DinB family protein, with protein MSAPQEYWLSGPIPDVPALLQPAAHALLQSVREVKKYLADFPEEKLWEKPFGRASVGFHLRHLTGVLDRLLTYAKEQTLTEEQFHFLKNEANGQNAPNAQPLISDFENKVNEALDYFKTIPESSLTETRYVGREKLPTTVIGLLFHAAEHSQRHVGQLLVTVSVLKN; from the coding sequence ATGTCAGCTCCCCAAGAATATTGGTTGAGTGGTCCAATTCCTGATGTGCCTGCACTGTTGCAACCCGCGGCCCATGCTTTGCTGCAATCTGTACGGGAAGTCAAAAAGTATTTAGCTGATTTCCCTGAAGAAAAACTTTGGGAAAAGCCGTTTGGAAGAGCTTCGGTTGGATTTCACTTACGGCATTTGACGGGCGTACTGGACCGATTACTAACCTATGCCAAGGAACAAACTTTAACCGAGGAACAGTTTCATTTTCTAAAAAATGAAGCCAACGGACAAAACGCCCCCAATGCACAACCATTGATTTCAGATTTTGAGAATAAAGTCAACGAGGCGTTGGACTATTTTAAAACCATCCCAGAATCCAGCCTTACCGAAACCCGATATGTTGGTCGTGAAAAATTGCCCACAACAGTAATTGGCCTGCTTTTTCATGCCGCTGAACATAGTCAGAGACATGTGGGGCAATTGTTGGTAACGGTGAGTGTTTTAAAAAACTAG
- a CDS encoding Gfo/Idh/MocA family protein, which yields MNKREFIKKSSVGVLGLALAPSLLKNLDPQQKLRTAHIGVGNMGNEDLKAISSHPQVEVTALCDVDAVNLAAAHKLHPGARVFFDYRAMLEEMGDEIDAVIVSTPDHTHAPASLMAMEMNKPVYCQKPLTHYVSESRAMKKMAADKGLVTQMGIQVHSFYDYKLATLLIQSGIIGKVHTVHAWSPKNWGFDGKAPEGEDPVPAQLDWNLWLGTSAERPYKDGYYHPGNWRKLVDYGCGTLGDMGVHIFDTPYNALALDVPNTITTECRPPSGYGYPEKNTVTYEFPQTPYTTKTLKWVWYDGPGAPTLSEDLMLPGMEMKEKVKSDDKSVADKISLDAGVAGENELPEQGAMFVGEKGRLLLPHFMQLPKKIRKGKYVDISKEIAKLSEEHNLGEPIRNYETEGPKHYHQFVDACLGKGETTAPFDYAARLTETILLGTIAGRFPGETLHWDSETAKFKEEKANKYLSGDYRDF from the coding sequence ATGAACAAACGAGAGTTTATCAAAAAAAGCAGTGTCGGTGTTTTGGGCCTGGCACTCGCACCATCCCTTTTGAAAAATTTAGATCCACAGCAAAAACTTCGTACAGCCCACATTGGTGTGGGGAATATGGGAAATGAAGATCTTAAGGCCATTTCTTCGCACCCACAAGTGGAAGTCACGGCTCTTTGTGATGTGGATGCAGTTAATTTGGCAGCTGCCCACAAATTACACCCCGGTGCACGGGTATTTTTCGATTATAGGGCCATGCTTGAAGAAATGGGTGATGAAATTGATGCTGTCATCGTTTCAACCCCAGATCATACCCATGCCCCTGCTTCTTTGATGGCCATGGAGATGAACAAACCGGTATATTGCCAAAAACCATTGACGCATTATGTCTCCGAGTCCCGAGCCATGAAAAAAATGGCCGCCGATAAAGGACTGGTGACCCAAATGGGGATTCAAGTACACTCGTTTTACGATTACAAATTGGCTACACTTTTGATTCAATCTGGTATCATTGGAAAAGTGCATACCGTTCACGCATGGTCGCCAAAAAATTGGGGTTTTGATGGTAAGGCGCCCGAAGGGGAAGATCCTGTTCCAGCGCAGTTGGATTGGAACCTGTGGTTGGGAACTTCTGCAGAACGGCCTTATAAAGATGGGTATTACCATCCTGGCAATTGGAGAAAGTTAGTCGATTACGGTTGTGGTACTTTGGGTGATATGGGGGTCCATATTTTCGATACGCCTTATAATGCCTTGGCGTTGGATGTGCCCAACACCATCACTACGGAATGCCGACCTCCCAGTGGCTATGGCTATCCCGAAAAAAATACAGTCACCTATGAATTCCCGCAAACGCCCTATACCACAAAAACCTTAAAATGGGTTTGGTACGATGGCCCAGGTGCGCCAACCCTCAGCGAAGACCTTATGTTGCCAGGTATGGAAATGAAAGAAAAGGTGAAATCGGATGACAAAAGTGTAGCGGACAAAATTTCGTTGGATGCAGGTGTTGCCGGTGAAAATGAATTGCCAGAACAAGGCGCCATGTTCGTTGGGGAAAAAGGACGACTCTTGTTACCCCACTTTATGCAGTTGCCCAAGAAAATCAGGAAAGGAAAATATGTGGACATCTCCAAAGAGATTGCCAAGCTTTCAGAAGAACATAATTTGGGCGAACCCATCCGTAATTATGAAACGGAAGGCCCCAAACATTACCATCAATTTGTGGATGCTTGTTTGGGCAAGGGAGAAACTACTGCTCCTTTTGATTATGCCGCTCGATTAACCGAAACCATTTTGTTGGGCACCATCGCAGGACGATTCCCCGGAGAAACCTTGCATTGGGATTCAGAAACCGCAAAATTCAAGGAAGAAAAAGCGAACAAATATTTGTCCGGGGATTATCGGGATTTTTAA
- a CDS encoding DUF1080 domain-containing protein: MQNYFKLLILVIALATACKNKPKNEDGPKMAETPEKVTSEWKYLFDGTSLEGWRGYNMDSLPPGWTIKDSTLSFDTELGLEQDYTGGKDILYGAEEFDNFELYLEWKIPEGGNSGILYHVKEGYDGPPEVAPEYQLIDDENYANIHDLVGYNSQFGAEHPELLQDWQKTGADYAMHVADESQKQLNPVMEWNSSKIVFTPEKVEHWLNGKKLLEFVPWSEDWKAKKNSGKWDNAPDYGKFKTGYIALQDHSSPIWFRNIKIKKL; encoded by the coding sequence ATGCAAAATTATTTCAAGCTTCTAATCCTTGTTATTGCCCTTGCAACTGCCTGTAAAAACAAACCTAAAAATGAAGATGGCCCTAAAATGGCCGAAACGCCCGAAAAGGTCACTTCAGAATGGAAGTATCTTTTTGATGGAACCAGTTTAGAAGGTTGGCGAGGATATAATATGGATTCCCTTCCTCCTGGTTGGACCATAAAGGACAGTACACTCTCTTTTGATACCGAGTTGGGCCTCGAGCAGGATTATACCGGCGGAAAAGACATTTTATACGGAGCAGAAGAGTTTGACAATTTTGAGCTGTATTTGGAATGGAAAATCCCCGAAGGTGGAAACAGTGGTATTCTTTATCATGTGAAGGAGGGTTATGATGGTCCTCCGGAAGTAGCTCCAGAATATCAGCTTATTGATGATGAAAACTATGCCAATATCCATGATTTGGTGGGATACAACTCGCAATTTGGTGCAGAACACCCTGAGTTGCTTCAAGATTGGCAGAAAACAGGAGCGGATTACGCCATGCACGTAGCGGATGAATCCCAAAAACAATTGAATCCGGTAATGGAGTGGAACTCTTCCAAAATCGTTTTTACTCCTGAAAAAGTGGAACACTGGCTCAATGGCAAAAAGCTATTGGAATTTGTGCCTTGGTCCGAAGATTGGAAAGCCAAAAAGAATTCCGGGAAATGGGACAATGCCCCCGATTATGGCAAGTTCAAAACAGGGTATATTGCCCTGCAGGACCACTCCAGCCCCATCTGGTTCCGCAATATTAAAATCAAAAAACTATAA